Within Chaetodon auriga isolate fChaAug3 chromosome 7, fChaAug3.hap1, whole genome shotgun sequence, the genomic segment GCACAGCTGCCCTGTCAGATGCTGCGGGTAATGACACTGCCGGCCAGACAGCAACCAGTAGGAGTGTAAGTGGCCTGCTTAATTTGACCCTAGCCACAATTAATCAAAATTTCTTTTCAAagacttctgtgtttttgtgtaatggTCTGTATCTTTCTCCTAAGCCACTGGACGGCTACATGTCTGTGAGCACCGAGGACCATAATGGGAGCATGGAGACGCAGGGTACACATGTGGTCCAGCAGCGGACGGGTGGCCGTCTCTCCACCACCCAGCTGGTCCTCAGGAGAGGCCTCACTATGTTTGCAGCTGTTGCACTACTGGCTGTGGGAGTGAGTGTGCACTTCCTCGTGCCCTTGCCAGAGACTCTGCGTTCAGAGGTCAACATTACCTCGGACTGGATCAATACTACATATACTCCTGATCAAATTTTCTCCACTGTGCTGTTCAGAAAGGAAGAGGCAGATTGACCTTGGCAGCCCAAGATAACCACAATGTTTAATGTATTAAATACAAATGTTGTCAAACTCTCCTTAGTTTGACTCTTTCTCTTTGACAGAATGTGGCTGTGAGCTGAccactcacacattcactggAAAATCTTGTGAATGGGTGGAGGAACATTTAGATGATTTCACTTTCTACTTTCTGCTCGTCTACACTTGCGCTTTCTTCTGCATGTCCTGCTTTGATCCTGCCACGCTGCAatgcaaacatcagcatcatACTGTGCACTGGTGGCTGAGAAGTTACTTCACTGAATACAATACACTTTTCTCATGTTCATGTGACCAAATTAGTGATCACCAGGTTCAAAATGATTCCAGCAGCCAGGATGAATAGCATTAAAGCCAGAGCCAGGCCTCGACGCAGGACCGCAGCCCTGTGAGAGAGCCCCCCCTCCACTGGTATCACTGCTGGCTCCGCCGCAATCTCAGCCAGGCCCACGGTGTCTGTTTCGTCCTCGGATTTCCCTGAATCATCTGGTTGGGGACCttgacacacaaatgcaaatgtgactgcaatgttttcactgaaaaatattaTATTGTGACCTTAGTATTACAAGATTCAAGCTATTTGTTGAAATTGGGTTATTCACATTAAACTTTTTGAAAAGTTACTGTTATTAAGTTTGTTTAGattcatttttagttttatgCACTGATAGGTTAAAAGttacacagtatatatatatttttctctctctatatatatatacattcaATTCTGAAAATGTGAACTTCACAATGATACTGAACTTCTGACAGACTTAAAATGtgcttcattcatcattttagcAATATGAATGTACCACCATCAGGCTACGTTTCTTATAGTTTAAAATGGGTCCTGAGGAAAAATCTACCGTCTCACATGCTGAGCAGGATAAATATTTTTCTTCAGCAAACTAAAATGTTTTAGTTGCTGCACAATAACTCTTACCTGTGTCTGTGGAGCTCCCACTCACTCCCGCTCTGATTTGAGcctggaagaaaaacaatgtttgaatGTCTGTTCATAAAGAAGCACCCTTCGTCCATTTACGATGCAGAGATTTACCTCTGAACACTAACCTCAACTGTAACCTTCTTCCAGTTCAGTCTTATCAGGTATACAATCAGAAATGAGGACTGCACAAACACGCAGACAAACAGGCCTGTCCACAGAcctgagggagacagacagtTTTACATCCTACTTTAACGATAGCGAGCTGTGTGGATGTTGATGCTGTGGTAGATCTCTAgctaaaaaaagacactgacaaAACTTAAAAATTACTAGTTAGGCAACAGTGTGGCAAAAAACAGCCAAAGGCTTAAAAACATCTCTGCTGTAATCTTACCCTTGATTCCTAATTTGGCTGCAAACATCAGTGGCACTCCAATAGGAAAGCCAATTCCATAATATCCCACAATGTAGCAAACAGCTCCGATTTTCTGTTTACCTGCTCCTCGTATAATGCCTCCTGAGGCAGCCTGGTCACGCAAACAGAATAAAAGAGACGGTTAAAACAAGCACCGCGCATTCTTCACAAACAACACATGGGTGTCTCACGAGATCTTGTTTGGACGTAAAGGCAGAAGTACTCACAGATATTGCATCAAGGATGATGAATGGAGCGTAAAAAGCGACAACATCAGCAACTCTTTGTCTGATTTGTCTGAAATACGAGAGACTCAAAAGTTAGAGCATGACATTCAAGGAAAGCTGACCAGAAACATGAAATTATCATTTGATTTTTGAGTTACATTTGAGCACGTGACATTAAATGTGATATAAGAGTAATCAGTAAATCGCCCTTGACCACAGTGATGCTACTGAGTATAACTGAGAACAACTGCCGGTTAATATTTAATAGGATATATGACCAAAGGTCACTTTCACTGTGTGGACAATAATTGACACAATGGTGAAAGCCCATTTGAGCACATGTTATGTCTGTCAGGCATGCCACTGGCTCTGTATGTGTTAACATAACAAACcacaggaaaagacaaagatCATATGTTAAAGATATACTCACTCATCGTATGTAAAGACATAAGAGACGTGGTCCTTCAGGGCCCCAATGAAAACTGCCAGAAATACAGAGACTGACACTGTGGTGAAGGGTAAGACGTTTAAGTAGCTGCAGCTTTCAGAAGGTGTTGAAtcaatttcttcttctttgtatATTCACTCATGAgtacatcacatcacatcacatcacaggaGTTAGTATGCTCCACTTTTTTGGTCACAAGGCTTCTTCTTTGACCTCTAAGCTACTCCTTCTTGATTATGTAACAATTCTAGTACTATCTTAACTTCAAATACATGTCATGAAGATGTTACTATAGGGCATAGAGATATTATTTATGAGCATACTGACCTGCACAGAACATTGCCAGTTTAGCAGACAGCTTGGCCTGCTCTGTGTCCCCGGCTCCCAGTGCATTTCCAACTCTTACATTACCCGCTATACTGAAACCTAGAGGGAACTAATAACAAAAATGCTATATTAACATCCTACGACACTGCATGTACAAATACATGATTAATTTCACACAGCGATAATTTGATGTATATTCAGTAGACGAAAGATCATTTCATATGAAGGACAGTACCATGTATGCAACATTTGCCAGCTGGTATACAACTGATTGGGCTCCAAGTTCCACCTCATTTATCAGACCTGTCAATAACAGACAGCTGTGACAATTTGGACCAACTTAACTTCACACAAATCATTTGAAAACATCAAAAGTGACATTACCTGCCAGAAAACCTCCAATCTCATAAGTCCACCACTCGACGCACAGCATGACCATGCTGGGGATGGCCAAGTAGATGTACGAGTCCCAGTCCTGCAGGCACTCTTTAGACCAACCTGTGCGATCAGTCCGTGAATTAATAAATCATTCagttactactactactactctgTTCTTGGATTTCCTGTCTTGTTTCGTGATTCCACTTTGTACCCCAAGAGGCGATATATGCATTGCATACAACCGTACCCCTTCTGAAATCAATGCTCAGTCTTCGGGGCTCGGTTCTGATCCAGCTGTATTCACTGGCAGGCTGCTGAGCCTGGTTCCATTGCCCAAGGTGAAAACACCAACAATGACGACAATGAACGACTGAGCTCTGGGTCTGGGACTCAGTCAGCTAAAGGGACCACTAGCTACACTGCTAGTAGTAACGGCAGCTAGTAGCTCAAAGCAAAGATAGCtgcagcagttagcagttagtcTGGAGAAATGCTGCCCATTATTTATTTGGAGCGACCATCGACAGGTGGTCATATGTTACACACTGAACCTTTAAAACACCAATATTTTAAACAGTAGCCAGATGTGCAGATGCTGTTGTCTTTGAGGTAACCTATTACACACACATTAGACAATATTTGAAATCACCAAATGGTTTGGAAGTACTCCGTGTTGCAATACTCATGCAATAGTTAATACAAAACAATGTTTAACCTAGTGTTTCTTGACTACTGAGGCACAATGTGATTAATCCACAATTGCTGAAACTTTCTAAAACCTGCTAAGAGAAACCAGTGGAGCCTCATTATATCCAGAGTCAACATCTTCCAGTACAAATTGTTGTTCTCACCTCCCCAGGTGTCCTTATGAAGACCTTTCCAGATAATATAAGCATAGAGAATTCCAGCCATGGAGAACTGGGAAAGGGTGTTGGCGATAGCAGACCCCCTGTAAGAGCATTTCATCACACAATACTGGTTATGTGATGCAAGCAATTATGATGCTACTGAAAGAGTGACCTGCAGTTCAATAGGCGATACTCACGGTACTCCCAGATTTAGTGCGTAAAGGAAGATGTAGTTGATGAGAGCGTTAAGAAGATTGACCACAAAGCCTGTGATTACTTGTGGCCAAATGATGCCCTTAAAAAGAAGAACGACATATTACTCTTACTGGACACTGGCAAAGTGAGAGTCGTCCTTCCATCAACAGTCAGAAGATATATGATCGGACAAATCATGGATATCTCTGTACCTGATGACTGGCTGACTAACAGACTTTTCCTGTATATTTGTTCCACTGTATCCTTTTGTGGATGAAAGGAAGCAAATCACAGGCTACACGATGTCTCTTTTGTACAATCAAGTCTTATTTCAGCTCATCAGGGAATTAGTTGAATATGTTGAATAATAATGGGCTTACCTGGTTTTGCAGGTATCTTGTTTGtaatgaatacatgaatgcaGCCTAGACAGAGGcacacagaaatacataaaaaacagtCACTGAATTGCATGTATTTGGACACAACAGGCATCAATGTATAACTTTTGTGTAACTGTTCAATCCTATAGAGTTACTGATGCCAGCATGTACTCGGCAAAATACTGAGAGGTTTGAAAGACTCACAGGAAGTGCTGGCATAAAGATCTTCACATACAGCTGAGCCACCCTACACAGAGATTTTCCATCAATATCAACAAGAACACTCTTTTTTGACAGTAAACATGTAGAAAATAATAGCATAAAACAGCAAACCGCTGACCTGGCCACCTCTGGTTCCTGTCTGACAGCCAGCAGAATGGGTTCTGTGTTAATGAGGATCGCCCAGCAGGGGAAACACGTCAGTATCAAAATGAGGATCGCCCGCTGCAGAATGACCCCAACTCTCAGGAGGTTTTGGCTCCCAAAGGTCTGAAATCAGAGTATTCTCTCATTCctcatctctttttctgttttacaagACTCTTGTCAATATTGAAAACTTGTGTCTGACAGGCTCATACCTGAGAAATCAGAGTATCACATGCTGCCGACAAACCAAATCCAATAGATATACCTGTAACATTAATAATCTGCGGATGGAACACAAACATTGGTGGATTATGTCCTGTTATACCACAGTCTGGGTAATTCTTATTGGCTGCAGGAtgtccattaattcctgataaGGGACACCTCGTCGGACATTATCCCTTCTTGTGTGGGATCATCACTGTGCTGTACTCACTGCTATGGCCAAAGTCGTTCCTGCCAGCTCTATCCTCCCCAGGTGCCCACAGAAAACAGTACTCACGAAACTGATCGCAAAACCCATGAACTGGCAAATAATCTGATGAGAAAAGGCAGAAATTATCAAGAAGTAGCTGGGACAGCAACAATTATCGGTTAATtgatgtcaaaaaacaaaaacaactgttttgatcctcatcatttcagtcatttttcatgtaaaaacatttcacagttcCAACTTCTTAAAAATGAGGATTCGCTGCTTTTCCTTTAAATTATTTAcgtttatttttaatgatttattggTTTGAACTAGTGATTGGTCAAAACGAGCACTGTTGATCACTTTGGTGATTGTGACGGCGtttctcactattttctgaatttttacaAACTAAACAATCAGTAATCTAATCTATAACAGGCCAGTCCAAGGGGCACAGGCCTACTTTTACTTTAGATGattggagtatttttttttttattatacttacacacttttacttaaataatatatttaatgcatGACTGTTACTCGTAACAGAGTATTATTACAGTGTGGTAGTGTCCTGGCTTCATTAAGAGATTATCTGTTAATGTAACTTGATTCGATCACTGATCAACACGGACTACTTACCACCGGTCCAGCCAGTTTAGAcaactgttttatttctgtcttaaaACCAACAGGGACCAGCATGCGGATCCGCTTTATCATAAAACATTCAGTCCAGGTGGAAACAGGTGAGCTCCGCGCGCTGTTCTCCATGGCTCGCTGACTGCTGCTTCGCTGTATGAGCCCTTCAGGCCAGTGTGGATGATGAAAAGCTGTTGTAAGTGTGTTAAATGAGTCACGGGGTGGGTCGGTCGTTAATTACTTCCGGTGAGAAAGCTGGCAACGATTTTAGTCAAATTCAGACCTGACGGGTGTTACCTTTATGCAATGTGTCATTTGTGGCAGAGAATGCAGCCACACCTCTTTTATCACCTGTTCATAGGTCATCGCGGAACACCTGGTGAAAAATTCAGATGAGAAATCAAActcctgaaaaaacaaacaaacagaacaaaacaaaacaaaagaatgaTATTGTGCTGTGCAGttatttattgtatattttagGTTGTACTATctttaaatgacaaaactatcGGTCATACACAAGCAGAATGGCAAAAAAGTTGAATTGCTTGTTTTTGAGAGcaatattttttattcttatatattttcaaacattttttaaagagaGCAAAGCCGCAGactttctttccattttaatttgaaacatggctttctctctcattcagtAGCACCTCGTCCTGAGACGCTGTCGTTAGTGCTACATCTCGCCAGCAGATGGAGCCATTTCCCAATAACGAGAGCAAACTGATCATCGACAAAAATGACCAGCGCCACAGGACATATCCCATCACCGCTGAAATAACATGAATTATTGAACACTAAGCCTGTATACCGAGGATTGGTTTGGTTTCCCCTAAAACATATTTATCGATAAATGTCCTTTAGTTCTCTACAAAAAGGATTGTAATGTTGCTTGATTCTCATTGTTTGAGGAAAATTCATACAATTCATTCCTGAGTAACCTGATTCATTGTCATAccttttttaaacattaacatgGTTAATGATGAGTCACTGGCTTTGTAAgaccaaataaaaacaaggtCCATTAAATGAGTCCTAAATAATTAGTTACAATTGTATTTAATTTAACAATGCTACGATGCAAAGACCATTAGGCTCTTAATATGCCCTTAAATTGAGAACTAAGAAGTACTGAGATTGGATTATTTTAAGTTCCTGCCTCCATAATTGCTTAATTATACTAGTTGTCAACCCCATTGTATAATATCAGGAGGGTTTAGAATCAGACTAATTAACATGAATATAAATGTAGTAgaagcatctgccaaatgaatgCATGTAAATATAATTTGAAATCAAGGTTTTTCCTTTAAGTAATTATGTAGTTTTTGATCTCTCCTTGTCCTCAGTCCACAATTTTACTGCCCAGTTAATGTCAATTAAGGAAGCAAAGCAAGTTGAAGGTAATTAGTTTGGCGCAGGTGTAATCCCACTAATAAACACTGTAACTGCACCACAGCACCATGTGCTGGATAGAGTCCGTTGTCATTTATTCGGGCCACCAGGGCATGACGACAGTCACAAAGATCTCTGTCATCATAGGCTTTAAAAGCTGCTCTATTTGTTTGTTACATTGAACAATCACGGCATCAGGTGTTGTCGTCCTGAAGGACAGACATGAACAACAAAATGcctgtgctttgttttgacaCGCGAGAGAAAAACAGGCCTTGAATCAGCTGActgtactgtaaataaataccgttaaaggaaaaagaaaaaaaaagtctgaggCTCAATTGACCAGGCGGTTTCATCAAAACAGTCTATGGAGAACTTCAGAGAGCGGAACACAATAGTAGGGTTGCAGTGCTTTAACCTCTTATTACacttaaaaatgtcctttttttggTGAGTGAAGTGGTGCAAGAAACACGTGAACTGTGGTCATGCAGTCCAATGAGTCATCCTTCACTCTGCTTTTGAGCATGCGTGTGGTGCATGCAAAACCAGCTTCTAAAAGGGGAATGTTCCTTAAGGTGAAGGCTTCTGGGTGTAAGAGGTAGAATCTCGTAGCAGTAAAGAAGCTACCCAAAAACATGAAGTCACTCCTCTGTAAGATTGCGCAGTCCTCATGGATGACAGTCCCCCCATCCAAGGGGTCTGGAGTGGTTCAAGGTCTTAAGAGAAACAGGATTTCTGGATTTCTTTCCTGCACTTCCAGCGGTGTGCTCACACCTCCTCAGAGACCAGTGGGAGctagaaaatgaaattaaagtgaaaataaatgtgtcacagcactgcattgtggataattgtttaaaatgtcagcaagccaaagtcattttcttttgtattacAATTATGTGTTTTCACAGGGATGCCAGCACCCGCCGCGGGGTGTCCCACACAACCTGCCAGAAATGGTACGTCACAGGGATGACTAGGCCCCGTACTCTGTCATGCTTTTCACTTCCTGGCCGCACTCAGGAGATACTTCTTCTCTCATCTTAAAATCTCTCTGAGGAACTTTTGCGCTGCAACACACAAAGGCAGCGattcagagaagaagaaatccaaACTGAAGAATTAATGAGTCACAGTCACTGTTTAATTTGCAAGATATGTCATATTAAATTTCACTTTATATATTTGATCTAAGACACACAAAATCTTTTTGTTAGTTAATATTATGTGAATTTAAAATGAACCTACTGTCATTATTAGAAATGTTTTCCTGAACTTTATTTACATGTTCACAAAAATGTTTCGTTGTACAAAAGTTGTATAAACccagaaaatgtgatgaaagagTCTGGTTTATTGTAGTTAATTAATGTAGCTTCCATTCAATATATTAAAATCAGCTAAAATTCTGTCGCAGGCACTTTTTCAGGTCATGAATCATCAGCGAAATCTGACAGTTATTCAACATTTGGTGTCAGCCGCAGGCTTCAGTGTAGATTCAATACTTCACTGCTGATCcaatcatatttttctccctGGGTTGTTTCTAAGGCGAGCGGTTCACGAACCAAAGTGCTGGACAAAtgaaaattttgacctgatgatggcgctaaaTGAAAAGCTatgggatcaccaaagttattacaattgACCCTGAGAGGGGCATGAATGCCTGAACCACAATTCATTTCACTATTTGATGAGATGAATCAGAATCATGTCGTTCCTGTTTCCTGCACTGACCCAGTCAGCATGGACGGCTCTCTGTAATATCATCAAGCTCACTAAAACTCATTATCGACTTATTTTGAAGCGTTCTTCATTATCTTTTTCAAATCATGATGTAAAGAGCAGCTCCAGGTTTCGGTTGTCGTGTAATGAGCAGCTGAGGTTTGCGTGCTTTTGATTCGTTCCTCATCACCTGTTTCTTGTAATGTGTCTTACAAATCTAACAGGTTTGATCTGTGCAAATCTGATGCTGTGGATGTTTTGTTGACTTTTGGGCTGATAAAAGTCTAATGATTCACACACAATCCCACTGAGGAAATACCTGTAAAGGCACTATTAGTGTAGCCTTGTGAGTATGAATGTGCTTTGTCCAAAAGGGTGCAAAGAAAggccctctgtcctcttctggATCCTTTAGATTTTGCCCTGCTGACTCCTGTCCAAGGGTTAATTGGATCCTCAAATTTCTAACTGAAACCATCTCTACACACAAGTCTTTATGTGCCAGAAAGGATTGATTTTATCAGACAGGCTGCATATTGTCCTCATGTGTAACTGATACAGAAAAGGTGGAAGGCCAGTGTGGCTTTAAAAAGCCTTCCCATCCACAAATACTTC encodes:
- the slc47a3 gene encoding multidrug and toxin extrusion protein 1; its protein translation is MENSARSSPVSTWTECFMIKRIRMLVPVGFKTEIKQLSKLAGPVIICQFMGFAISFVSTVFCGHLGRIELAGTTLAIAIINVTGISIGFGLSAACDTLISQTFGSQNLLRVGVILQRAILILILTCFPCWAILINTEPILLAVRQEPEVARVAQLYVKIFMPALPAAFMYSLQTRYLQNQGIIWPQVITGFVVNLLNALINYIFLYALNLGVPGSAIANTLSQFSMAGILYAYIIWKGLHKDTWGGWSKECLQDWDSYIYLAIPSMVMLCVEWWTYEIGGFLAGLINEVELGAQSVVYQLANVAYMFPLGFSIAGNVRVGNALGAGDTEQAKLSAKLAMFCAVSVSVFLAVFIGALKDHVSYVFTYDEQIRQRVADVVAFYAPFIILDAISAASGGIIRGAGKQKIGAVCYIVGYYGIGFPIGVPLMFAAKLGIKGLWTGLFVCVFVQSSFLIVYLIRLNWKKVTVEAQIRAGVSGSSTDTGPQPDDSGKSEDETDTVGLAEIAAEPAVIPVEGGLSHRAAVLRRGLALALMLFILAAGIILNLVITNLVT